The Diadema setosum chromosome 4, eeDiaSeto1, whole genome shotgun sequence genome window below encodes:
- the LOC140227116 gene encoding glutathione S-transferase theta-1-like, which produces MVVQVYADLGSQPCRALVVFLKHTAIPFEIVDIDLAKGDHRKPEFAAINPMMQVPAIKDGDFCLSESVAIFRYLATKYAEDVPDYWYPKEIEKRAKVDEYMAFHHQGIRETIDGLFMAEVLLPLIANISASEETIKEKEKIVRKALSTFERVFLGGKPFILGDEISYADIMVVSEMIQHTVSGRHVSEGNQNLEEYVNRVRDRLNPAFDEVFDVIYKWRDDYLKGKQKTDK; this is translated from the exons ATGGTGGTTCAAGTTTACGCGGATCTGGGCTCCCAGCCGTGTCGTGCTCTCGTCGTGTTCTTAAAACACACTGCTATACCATTCGAGATCGTTGACATTGATTTGGCAAAGG GTGACCACAGGAAGCCGGAATTTGCTGCTATCAATCCAATGATGCAAGTGCCAGCAATTAAGGATGGAGATTTTTGTTTATCCGAAAG TGTCGCCATTTTCCGATACCTGGCAACAAAATACGCCGAAGATGTGCCCGACTACTGGTACCCCAAGGAGATCGAGAAGCGAGCGAAGGTAGACGAGTACATGGCCTTCCACCACCAGGGCATCAGAGAGACCATAGACGGGCTCTTCATGGCGGAG GTGTTGTTGCCTCTGATAGCTAACATATCAGCTTCCGAGGAAACGAttaaagagaaggagaaaatcGTTCGGAAAGCCCTGAGTACATTCGAGAGGGTGTTCTTGGGTGGCAAGCCCTTCATCCTCGGTGATGAGATCAGCTATGCGGACATCATGGTGGTCAGTGAG ATGATTCAACACACCGTAAGCGGACGTCACGTGAGCGAAGGAAACCAAAATCTGGAGGAGTACGTGAACAGGGTCCGGGATCGACTCAACCCAGCATTCGACGAGGTTTTTGACGTCATCTACAAGTGGAGGGATGACTATCTGAAAGGAAAGCAAAAGACTGATAAATAA